In the genome of Sphaeramia orbicularis chromosome 13, fSphaOr1.1, whole genome shotgun sequence, one region contains:
- the rflnb gene encoding refilin-B yields the protein MVGRLNLPNVCEGDPLDMSCRADRGLDSPDSGLPPSPSPSAWLLPVAAERADGVSPGSEEDRRGSLVSVLPTGTYPQLHPLSFGEGISLDPLPAKEIRYTSSVHYDSDRHFIQNVALQPWGQGLEHCRQTIMAVPHSTWRHYKTQLDFQPRHRPRNFKSTTIIYPKKTSAVYTTELSYDCHRLARRFLSSVELETGCKKVPQ from the exons ATGGTTGGCAGGTTGAACTTGCCAAATGTATGTGAAGGAGATCCACTGGACATGAGCTGCAGGGCTGATAGAGGACTTGACAGCCCGGACTCCGGGTTACCCCCCAGCCCCAGTCCCAGCGCCTGGCTGCTGCCTGTGGCCGCGGAGAGAGCCGACGGAGTCAGCCCCGGGTCTGAGGAGGACAGAAGGGGCTCCCTG GTCTCAGTTTTACCCACTGGGACGTACCCACAACTGCACCCACTGTCATTTGGAGAGGGCATATCACTTGACCCATTACCAGCAAAGGAAATAAG ATACACGTCCTCTGTTCACTATGACTCAGACCGCCACTTCATCCAGAACGTGGCCCTTCAACCATGGGGCCAGGGCCTCGAACACTGCAGGCAGACCATCATGGCCGTGCCTCACAGCACCTGGCGCCATTACAAGACACAGCTGGACTTCCAGCCTCGCCACCGGCCGCGGAATTTCAAGAGTACCACTATCATCTACCCCAAGAAAACCAGTGCCGTCTACACCACAGAGCTGAGCTATGACTGCCACCGACTAGCCAGACGTTTCCTCTCCAGTGTGGAGCTGGAGACTGGTTGCAAAAAGGTTCCTCAGTAA
- the dus4l gene encoding tRNA-dihydrouridine(20a/20b) synthase [NAD(P)+]-like produces MKTSNGNTSVMDMFQKGKVVKVCAPMVRYSKLAFRSLVRKYNCDICFTPMIVAADFMRSVKARDSEFTTSERDRPLIVQFAAHDAQTLGDAACVVAPFSDGVDLNCGCPQRWAMSAGYGACLINKPELVKEMVRTVKNQVDNPNYTASIKIRIHKDLRQTVDLCQKAESAGVSWITVHGRTAEERHQPVHYDAIKTIKDSVAIPVIANGDIKYLRDVESTHQLTGVDGVMAARGLLANPAMFAGYEDTPLECIWDWVDISIEHGTPFTCFHHHLIYMLERVSSQPERKVFNSLSSTSAVMDYLQNTYGTVQDMAA; encoded by the exons ATGAAGACTTCTAACGGTAATACCAGTGTCATGGACATGTTTCAGAAAGGAAAAGTGGTGAAAGTATGCGCCCCGATGGTTAGATATTCAAA GCTGGCTTTCAGATCTTTGGTGAGGAAGTACAACTGTGATATATGTTTTACTCCGATGATAGTGGCTGCTGACTTCATGCGATCGGTTAAAGCCAGAGACAGTGAATTCACAACCAGTGAGC GTGACAGGCCTCTGATTGTGCAGTTTGCTGCCCATGATGCTCAGACTCTCGGCGATGCAGCCTGTGTCGTAGCACCATTCTCAGATGGAGTTGATCTCAACTGTGGCTGCCCCCAGAG ATGGGCCATGTCAGCTGGATACGGTGCTTGCCTTATAAACAAACCGGAATTAGTCAAAGAAATGGTCAGAACTGTCAAGAACCAGGTGGACAATCCAAACTATACAGCGTCCATCAAAATAAG AATTCACAAGGACCTCAGGCAGACAGTGGATTTGTGCCAGAAAGCGGAATCAGCAGGGGTGTCATGGATCACAGTCCATGGACGGACAGCAGAAGAACGCCACCAACCAGTCCACTATGATGCTATAAAAACAATCAAAGACAGTGTAGCCATCCCTGTCATTGCTAATGGGGATATAAAGTACCTCCGTGATGTGGAGTCCACTCACCAGCTTACTGGTGTTGATG GAGTGATGGCTGCACGGGGATTGCTTGCTAACCCTGCCATGTTTGCTGGCTATGAGGATACACCTTTGGAGTGTATATGGGACTGGGTGGATATCTCCATAGAGCATGGAACTCCATTCACCTGCTTCCACCATCACCTTATCTACATGCTGGAGAGGGTTAGCTCCCAGCCTGAGAGAAAAGTGTTCAACTCTCTGTCCAGTACCTCAGCTGTAATGGACTACCTCCAAAACACATACGGGACAGTGCAAGATATGGCAGCATGA
- the bcap29 gene encoding B-cell receptor-associated protein 29, producing the protein MTLQWTAVALFLYVEIGVLVILCLPFISARGWQRVFKLRIWSFMSRFWNKVFLTMIIILIVLFLDAVREVRKYSNKEIGPDAKLLPNMVDHLHMKLFRAQRNLYISGFAVFLWLVMKRVVTLINQLASVSDTTVALQAQADGANQAAKKYIEDNERLKQALMEGKGDKATAEGMEILRKELNKLKEELNASGEALAKSQSEADVMKKQMDGLTREYDRLLREHQELQNLQDDGSKKDD; encoded by the exons ATGACGCTGCAATGGACTGCTGTGGCCCTGTTCCTGTATGTGGAGATTGGGGTTCTTGTCATCCTGTGCTTACCATTCATCTCAGCCAGGGG GTGGCAGAGAGTTTTCAAGCTGAGGATCTGGAGTTTCATGTCAAGGTTTTGGAACAAAGTTTTTCTCACCATGATCATCATACTCATTGTTCTCTTCCTAG ATGCAGTGCGTGAGGTGAGGAAATATTCAAACAAAGAAATTGGTCCAGATGCCAAGCTACTGCCAAACATGGTTGATCACCTGCACATGAAGCTTTTCCGAGCTCAGAGGAACCTCTACATATCAGGATTTGCTGTCTTCCTCTGGCT gGTGATGAAGCGAGTGGTTACTTTGATTAACCAACTGGCATCAGTGTCTGACACTACGGTTGCTCTTCAGGCACAGGCTGATGGTGCTAACCAGGCTGCAAAGAAATACATAGAGGACAATGAGCGGCTGAAACAG GCTCTGATGGAAGGGAAGGGTGACAAGGCCACTGCAGAAGGAATGGAGATACTTAGGAAGGAACTGAACAAACTTAAAGAAGAGCTGAACGCCTCAGGAGAGG CTTTGGCAAAGTCTCAGTCGGAGGCGGATGTAATGAAGAAGCAGATGGATGGTCTCACCAGGGAATACGACAGGCTGTTGAGAGAACACCAGGAGCTTCAG AATCTTCAGGATGATGGAAGCAAGAAGGATGACTAG